The Deinococcus sedimenti genomic sequence GCCTGACGCCGCTTGCCGTCCCGGAGCGCGTCGGTTGCCGTGTTGGGTGCCATACGGCAGGATAGAGGGTCAGCCGCGCCCGCCGGTCAGGGCCGCCTGCGCCTGCGCGAGGGCTTCGGGGGTGTCGACGTCCAGCAGGGAGCGGGCGGGGAACGTCAGGGTGACGGCCTGCGCGGCGTGCGCGCGGATCAGGTGGCGGGGGCCGTGGTCGGCGTCCGGGGCGTCCCGCACGCTTCCGAGCAGGTCCGCGCGGAACAGGTGCGGCGGTGCGCGGACCGGGTCGTCGCCGGGGTCGGCGTACGCGGCCAGCACGACCGGCGCGCCCGTCTCGCGGAACGCGGCGATCAGCGCGGCGTGCTGCGCGCCGCTCAGGAGGGGCATGTCGGCCAGCGCGAAGTTCACGGCGGCCAGTTCGGAGGGCAGCGCGCCGACGGCCACCCGGAAGGAGCCGGCCAGGCCGCGCGCCGGGTCCGGGTTCACCGCGAACGCGAACGGCAGCCCCCGCAGAGCCTCGCGGATGCCGTTCCCCACGTCGCCCGGGGGAATCACGGCCAGCAGAGCGTCGTGCCCGCCGTCCGCGAGGGCCCGCGCCGCGTGCCACACCAGCGGGCGACCATCCAGCGGCTCGAGCTGCTTGGGGCGGCCCATGCGGGTGCTGCGTCCGGCGGCGAGCAGCACGCCCGCGACCGGGCCGGAGGAGGCTGGGGTCATGCGGTCATGCTAGGCCAATCTTTCTTCAACCCGCCGCGGCCTACACTGGACCCTGTCCACCCGTTCATTCAGGCCCGCCCCGGCGCGGGTGTTTTCCGGAGGTCCCGCATGAAACTCAGTTACTCAGGTCAGGAGAAGGTGCAGGCTCCCCCCGCCGCCGTGTGGGCGTTCGTGCAGGACCCCGAGCGGGTGGCGCGCTGCCTGCCCGACGTGCAGGAGGTCGTCGTGCACGACCAGACGCACATGGACGCCACCGTGCAGGTGGGGGTCGGCATGGTCCGCGGGAAGTTCAAGTTCAAGATCGAGGTGCAGCCCGACGAGGCACAGAACCGCGTGAACGTGAAGGTGCAGGGCGGCGGGCTGGGCAGCGTCGTGGACCTTCTGGCGGGTGCGAACGTGCTGGACAACGGGGACGGCACCACCACGCTGGACTGGACCGGGGACGCCACCATGCGCGGCCCGGTCGCCACGGTCGGCGGGCGTCTGCTGGACGCGCAGGCGCAGAAACTCATCTCGAAGACCTTCGAGAACATGAGCGCGCACGTCGGCGCGTCCGCCGGGACGATCGCCTAGCCGCCGCGCCGTGCGCCCGGCGGGCCGCCGGTAACCGTCAGGGTCCGGCGGGCCCGCTGCTGGGCAACGCCAGCGGCGCGCGGATCGGCACGGCCGTCACCTCGCCGTGCGGGGAGACGGCCAGCACCTCGGCCTCCGCCAGTGACCAGATGGCGCGGTGCACGCTCATCTCGCTGGCCGGGTCCCCGCCGGGTGCCAGCCGGTCGAGCAGCGCAGTGTACCGGACCTGACCGGTGGTGCCGCCTGCCCAGGGCGTGACGTCCAGCACCGCGCGCAGCACCTGCCGCTGGGCGGGCGTCTGCGCCCGGGACAGCAGGGTACGTTTCGCCTCCTCCTGCCGCAGCCGCGCCTCGCGGGCCTCGCGGCGCTGGGCGAGCAGGGCCAGGACTTCCGGGTCGCGGGGCGGACCGCCGGGACGCTCGGTAATCAGGCGTTCCAGGCGTTCGTCGGCGCGCTGCGCGGCGCGGTCGCGCAGGTCGCGGGCGCGGCTGCGCAGGCCGGACGTGGCGTCCTGCACCGGCTCTCTCAGGGCCTGGGCGGTGCGGCGCGCCACGTGCGTGGCGTCCGCGACGGGATCGGGTGCCGGGTCGGCCAGGGCGCGGCCCAGGCGGATCAGGGTGTTCAGGGTGCGGGTGCGGCGCTCACTCATGGGTGCTCCGTGTCGCCCCGGTGGGGGCGGGGGTCAGCTTAACGGGCGGGGCTGGGCGGGCACGTCCGCCGAAAGGTGCGGTGAAGACCGGCCGGGCCCTCATGGCCGGCAGGGACGCCCGTTCCCCTGTACGGTGCGGCGTCCCTGCCGGTTGCACCCCGCGGCCTCTGCACCCAGGGGGACGGCAGAGCGAGCACCTGACAGCGGTTTCCAGTTTCATTGAGGGGCCACCAGCACGCCCCTCCCTTCCACGTTCACCCGCTGGTGTTGACGGCTTCTCTCTCCGCTCGTTTCAGGTGTCCTGAGGGAACCCCTCAACACATCTGAACACCGCTGTGAGAAAGGCAGCGACGTGAAGCACTGGGGCCGGCGGCAGGTCCCAGGGTAAGCCTGAACACCGCTGTCAGTCGGCCGATTCGGCGACCGGGGCGGCGTCGGTGGGGGCGAGAGTCGCGGCGCGTCCGGTCCACAGCGCGCCCACCCCCAGGCTGGCCAGGCTGACGGCCAGCGTGGCGATCCACAGCAGCCCGGGCCCGGTCGGGTCGAGCAGCGCCGTGAGGATCACGAGGGGCGTGGCGATCACGCCGTGCGCCACGACGGGCAGCAGGCGGCTCTGGCCGGTGCGGCGCGCCTGCGCGAACCGCAGGCCGAAGTGCAGGCCGGAGGTCAGGGCGATCAGGGTGCACAGCAGCAGCGTGGGGATCATGCCCTCACGGTAGTCAGGGCGCTCTCACGGGGGCGTCACGCCCGCGGGGCGCCCCAGGAATTAAGATGAGCCTCTCAACGCCATTTTTGCCCGTCAGGAGCGCAGATCATGACCTGTAAGAATTTCAGTCAGATGGAAGCGGGGCGCACGTGAACCCCAGTGTGAAGGAATGGCAAACGGCGTTTCAGACGCGTGGTTACGTGGCCGGGGACGCCTTGGCGACCGCGCTGCGGCTGGTGGTGGGCCTGGGCAAACCGCTGCTGCTGGAGGGCCCGGCGGGCGTCGGGAAGACCGAGGCGGCCAAGACGCTGGCCGACGTGCTGGGCACCCGGTTGATCCGGCTGCAATGCTACGAGGGCCTGGACGCGCAGTCGGCACTGTACGAGTGGAACTACGCGCGGCAGCTGCTGCACCTGCGCGCGGCGGAACTGCGCGGGGAGACCGCCGAGGACGACCTGTACAGCGAGCGGTTCCTGATGCCGCGGCCCCTGCTGCAGGCCATCCGCGAACCCCGCTCCGCGGTGCTGCTGATCGACGAGATCGACCGGGCCGACGACGCCTTCGAGGCCTTCCTGCTGGAACTGCTGGCCGAGTGGCAGATCACCGTGCCGGAACTGGGCACCCTCTCGGCGGTCAGCCGCCCGCACGTGATCCTGACCAGCAACCGCTCGCGGGAACTGAGTGACGCGCTGCGCCGCCGCTGCCTGTACCACTGGACGGAGTACCCCAGCCGCGCGCAGGAACTGCTGATCGTGCAGTCGCGCCTGCCGGGCATCAACGAGACGCTGGCGCGGCAGGTCACGGACGCCGTGCACGCCCTGCGCGCCCTGCCGCTGGGCAAGGCGCCGGGCGTCGCCGAGACGCTCGACTGGGCGGCGGCGCTGGTCAGTCTGCACGCCGATCACCTGGACGCCGAGTCGCTGCATGCGACGCTGGGCGCGGTGCTAAAACTGCGTGAGGATCAGCTGCTGGCCGCGCCGACGCTGCAGGGCGTGGCGGCGCAGGCCCGGGCGCGTGGCTGAACCGCGCCCGCCCGCCCTGGACGCGCAGGTGACGGCCTTCGCCGTGAGGTTGCGCCGCAAGCACGGCTTCCTGATCGGGCCGGGCGAGGTGCAGGACGCGCTGCGCTCACTGAGGCTGGTGGACCTGCTCTCGCGGCGCGAGGTGCGCGGCGCGCTGCGGGCGGTGCTGACCGCCAGCCCCGAGCAGGGCCGCACCTTCGACCTGGAATTCAACGCGTTCTTCCGCGCCGGGGGGCAACCGCAGCCGGAGCTGCCGCCCCTGCTGCCCGAGACGCCCGCGCCCGCCGAACCCGACCCGGACGGCGAGCCGCCGTCGCACCCCCCGGACGGTGAACAGCCCGGCCCGGACGCCCGGCCGGAACCGGCCCCCGCCCCGCAGGCCGGCGCGGACGCCGGCGGCGACCTGCCCGACGGCGAGGGGTTTCAGGACGGTCAGGACGACGCGGGCGACGAGCAGGACGCCCCGGTCATGCAGGCGCGGGTCAGTCCGAACGCCGCGCCGGGCGAGGCGCTGCGCGTGGACGCCGGGGACCTGGGGGGACTGCTGCGCGCCGCGACCGGCCTGATCCGCGCG encodes the following:
- a CDS encoding SRPBCC family protein, whose translation is MKLSYSGQEKVQAPPAAVWAFVQDPERVARCLPDVQEVVVHDQTHMDATVQVGVGMVRGKFKFKIEVQPDEAQNRVNVKVQGGGLGSVVDLLAGANVLDNGDGTTTLDWTGDATMRGPVATVGGRLLDAQAQKLISKTFENMSAHVGASAGTIA
- a CDS encoding AAA family ATPase; amino-acid sequence: MNPSVKEWQTAFQTRGYVAGDALATALRLVVGLGKPLLLEGPAGVGKTEAAKTLADVLGTRLIRLQCYEGLDAQSALYEWNYARQLLHLRAAELRGETAEDDLYSERFLMPRPLLQAIREPRSAVLLIDEIDRADDAFEAFLLELLAEWQITVPELGTLSAVSRPHVILTSNRSRELSDALRRRCLYHWTEYPSRAQELLIVQSRLPGINETLARQVTDAVHALRALPLGKAPGVAETLDWAAALVSLHADHLDAESLHATLGAVLKLREDQLLAAPTLQGVAAQARARG
- a CDS encoding nucleotidyltransferase family protein gives rise to the protein MTPASSGPVAGVLLAAGRSTRMGRPKQLEPLDGRPLVWHAARALADGGHDALLAVIPPGDVGNGIREALRGLPFAFAVNPDPARGLAGSFRVAVGALPSELAAVNFALADMPLLSGAQHAALIAAFRETGAPVVLAAYADPGDDPVRAPPHLFRADLLGSVRDAPDADHGPRHLIRAHAAQAVTLTFPARSLLDVDTPEALAQAQAALTGGRG